ATCTCCTCGCCCGAGAGGCTGCGGATGCGCGTCGTCTTCAGCCCGACGTGCTGCACCGTCCCCGCGATCGATTCGAAGACGATGAAATCGCCGATCTCGAACGGCTTGTCCAGCCCGATCGCCAGCGACGCAAACAGATCGCTCAGGATGCTCTGCACCGCCAGTGCCACCGCCACGCCGCCCACGCCCAGGCTGGCGACGAAGGCGGTGACATTGATCCCCACGTTGGCCAGGATCGCCAGCAGCAGCATCGACCACAGCGCGAAGCGCAGCACCCACGCCAGCATCGACGTGATGACCGGGTTGCGCGCGGCCTGGTCCTGCGCCGCCAGCTTCTCGCGCATCCACAGCTTGACGCCCCGGTTGAGCCACAGCGCCATCTGGAACCCGATGATGACGAACCAGACGTGATCGAGCTTGCCCGCGATGCGCGTCGGCAGGTCGATAAAGTAGGACCCGGCCAGCAGCGCCGCGAGCCCGACGAACAGCGGATGCGTGTCGCGCAGCACTGCCGCGGCCATGGCATCGAAGCGCATGTCGGTGCGCCGGGCGCGCGCCTCCAGCCGGTGCACGATCAGCCGTAGCAGGTTCCACAGCACCAGGTAGGCAACCACGACGGTCGCGGCCGACGCAGCCCAGTCGCGCGCAGGCACGCGCAGGAACGTGTGGGTGTTGAGCCACTCCATGAAGCTTTCCCCGGGTCATCATCACCGGGGCGGAAGCCGCACGAAACGTGCCCGGTGGGGGCCGGCCGGCGGGGGAGCAGGGGCGGCGGCCGGTTACGGCGTACCGGGCCGGTTGGTCGTGACGATCAGCACGGCACCGCTGCGAGCGTCAAGACCGCCCGGAATTCGGCGCGCTCGAAATCAGCGTCGCTCCGCACGACACCTTGTGCCCGTGGAAAGCGACCATGCGGTCTTCAATCCTCACGTTGGGGTCACCCTCCACGATCTTGCAATCCTGATGCCCTGGCATCGGGCAGGAGCACTTATCCCCGACGCGGGCCACGGGCTTGCCCATCACGCGAGAATGTTCCGCGCCCGTCAGAACCTGGCCGCCGTGACTTGTGCTGTCACCCACGCGGATTACGCCTCGCATCGCATGTCCTTCAACTCTAGCCGTGAAAATATGGGACAGAGCCAACGGCGATGATAAGTAATACCGCAATTCCCACCAAGCCCATCCCGGCGACAATCAACAAAGCCCCCTGTATCCATCTGCGTCCCACCAACGTTACGATGCCAGCCACGAAAGCGGATGGGCCACCC
The nucleotide sequence above comes from Ralstonia solanacearum K60. Encoded proteins:
- a CDS encoding mechanosensitive ion channel family protein; translated protein: MEWLNTHTFLRVPARDWAASAATVVVAYLVLWNLLRLIVHRLEARARRTDMRFDAMAAAVLRDTHPLFVGLAALLAGSYFIDLPTRIAGKLDHVWFVIIGFQMALWLNRGVKLWMREKLAAQDQAARNPVITSMLAWVLRFALWSMLLLAILANVGINVTAFVASLGVGGVAVALAVQSILSDLFASLAIGLDKPFEIGDFIVFESIAGTVQHVGLKTTRIRSLSGEEIVTSNTALLKSTIHNYKRMSERRIVFAFGVTYDAQAAQLRQIPDIIRRAVEMAGNTRFDRAHFKEFGENALTFETVYFVTDPDFNLYMDIQQRINLAIMEGLEKLGIAFALPTRTIRVERAGDDADLPGPALRRDPGGRSSSMAPRANA
- a CDS encoding PAAR domain-containing protein, which gives rise to MRGVIRVGDSTSHGGQVLTGAEHSRVMGKPVARVGDKCSCPMPGHQDCKIVEGDPNVRIEDRMVAFHGHKVSCGATLISSAPNSGRS